GGCCCTTGAAAACGGTCACATTGGCCGCCGCCTGGTTGCGGGCAAAGAGGCGGGGGGCATCGTAATACTGATAGCCGAAGTTCAGCACCTTTTGGGATTCCCCGGCCCGGGCCCCGTCGGAGGAGGTGCCCAGCACCACGGAGAGGAGGCGCCGCCCGTCCCGCTTGGCGGAGGCGATCAGGCAATAGCCGGCGCTTTCCGTATGGCCGGTTTTCATCCCATCCACGGAGGGATCGGCCCACAGCAGGCGATTGCGGTTGGGCTGGGTAATGTTGTTATAGCGGTACTGCTTCATGGAGTAGTACTTGGCGTACTCCGCGGGAAAGTCCCGAATGATGGCCGTGGCCAGCAGGGACAGATCCCGGGCCGTGGTGTAGTGCTGGGGATCGGGCAGGCCCGTGGGGTTCATGAAATGGGTATTTTTCATGCCCAGCTTGGCGGCCTGCTGATTCATCATGTCCGCAAAACGGGCCTCCGAGCCCGCAATGGCTTCCGCTAGGGCGATACAGGCGTCATTGCCGGACTGGACGATCATGCCCTGGATCAGCTCCTCCACCGTCACCGGCTTATTGGGCTCCACGAACATGCGGGAGCCCTGGACCTTCCAGGCGTTTTCCGATACCGGAATGGTCTGGTTCAGGGACAGGACCCGCTGATGCAGGGCGGAGAAGGTCAGATAGGCCGTCATCAGCTTGGTCAGGGAAGCGGGTTCCACCCGCTGTTCCCCATTCACCGAGGCCAGCACCTGGCCCGAGCCCACTTCCAGCAGCAGCCAGGCCTTGGCAGCGATGTCCGGGGTGGGGGGCATCTGCTGGGCGCTGGCGGGAGCGGCGCCCCACAGGGACGCCAGGAAAGCGAAGGAAATACCGAGGTTACGCAAAAAGGGACGCATGGAAAGTGACCTGAAGGGGGAGCGGGAATTATAACCCAGGGCGAAAAGGCCGCCGGGGCGCCCTCCCCGGCGCCGGGCCGTCCGGGGGCTCCAAAGGCGGGCTTCCGGGGCTAGGCCGGTGGCGGCTCGCCGCCCCCAAAGGGGCCCAGGGGGGGCCGCCCCATTTCGTTACAAAAAACCCCAATTCCGCCCCCATGGGGTGCGCTAGAATCCGCTCCGTCAGTTTTGCGTCAGACTTCTGACCCTTATCTGACCCACCCCTCCCCGGAGCACAAAAAAGGGCGAAAACCCTGGTTCCACCGGGGACGGCGCGGCAATGCCGGGATTTTCCCCGGCTCCCGTTTCTGAATTTGGCATATGCCTTGCTCGTTCGCCCCCATGAAACCACGATTTATCCCCACCACCCTGGCGGCCCTGCTCCTGGCCGGTTCCGCCTTCGCCGCCCGAGCCGACAACTACGGCCTGGAGCAATTGCTGCGCCTGGCCGCCACCAGCAATCCGGGCCTGCAAGCCGCCCGGGACAGCGTCCAGGCGGCCCGTTCCGACGTGGTCAGCGCCGGGGCCTTCCCCAATCCGGAAATCGAATACCTGGGCGGTAACGCCCGGGCCCGCACCCCAGGCACCAACGCCGGTCATTCGGACAGCGTCACCCTGACCCAGCGTCTGGACCTACCCCCGGTGCGCTCCGCCCGCATCGATGTGGCGGACGCGGGGCTGGCCGCCACCCACGCCGCCAGCCGCAGCTATGAAAGCGAGCTGGCGGCCCGCATCAAGCTGGCCTATTACGAACTGATCCGGCGTCAGGCCGAGCAGAAGGCGGCCCGGGAAGATTTGTCCCTGATAGAAGCCATCCGCAACCGGGTCCGGGTGCGGGTGGAAACGGGGGAAGCGCCCCGTTATGAACTGATCAAGGCCGACGCGGAATTGCTCAACGCCCAGAAGGCCCTGCAAAGCGCCCAGCTGCGGGGCGAGCAGGCCAAGGCCATGCTGCGCCAGGCGGTGGGCGCCGCCCTACCCCCGGATTTCAACGTGGTTCCGACCACGGACCCGGCGCCCCCCGCCGCCCTGGAAGCCCTGCGCCAGACCATGCTGAAAAACAGCCCGGATCTGGCCCAGACTCGGGCGGAAGCGGACCGGAGTCAGCGTCAGCTGGAACTGGAGCGCCGCCTGCGCCTGCCGGAAGTGGCCCTCAAGGCCACCCGGGACACGGACCCGGACCTGCGTACCAATAAAGTGGGGGTGGCGGTCACCATCCCCCTCTGGGACCGGCGCAGCGGGCCCATCGGCAGCGCCGTCGCCAATCTCTCCCGGGCCAGGAACCGGCTCACGGATCAGGAATTCGCCCAGCAGCGGGCCCTGGAAAACGCCTATCAGCAATATCAGATCGCCAACAGCCAGGTTTCCGCCCTGGAGCAGGGCATCCTGCGTCAGGCCGAATCCGCCCTCAAGGTGGCCGAAGCCGCCTACCGCTTCGGTGAGCGGGGCATTCTGGACTACCTGGATGCCCAGCGGGTGTACCGCTCCGCCCGCAATGAGCTGATCACCGCCCGCTATGAATTGCGTGCCGCCCTGGTGGATATCGACCGCCTGGTCGGCACCCCCCTGACGCCCCGCCCCCAGGAACAATAACCATGTCTTTCCCCCACGCCCCCACGCCCTCTGCCTGTACTCCCTGTTCCCGTCACCCTTTTCGCCTGCGCCTGGCCCTGAGCCTGGCCGGTCTGGCCCTCCTGGCCGCCTGCCACAAGGAAGCGCCGCCCCCCGCCGCCGCGCCGACGGACCCCAATCTGGTCACCATCGGCCCGGACCTAGCGAACCAGATCAAGGTGGCCACCGTGGGCAGCGCCCCCATCAGCGAAACCCTGCGGGTGGCCGGACGCCTGGATTTTGATGAACAGCATCTGGCCCGCATCGGCGCCACGGTCACCGGCCGCATCACCCAGGTAAGCGCCATCCTGGGCCAAAACGTCAAAGCCGGTCAGCCCCTGGCCCAGCTCAACAGCACGGAACTGAGCGACGCCCAGCTGGCTTTTCTCAAAGCCAATGCCCAGGCCCAGTTGGAGCGACGCAACGTGGACCGGGCCCAACAGCTCTATTCCGCCGACGTGATCGGCAAGGCCGAACTGCAACGCCGGGAAAACGAGGCGGCCATCGCCCAGGCGGAACGCCAGGCCGCCGCCGACCAGCTGCGGGTGCTAGGCATGTCCCTAGGGGATGTGGCCCAGTTGGGCCGCCGAGGCACCATCAACTCGGTCACTCCGGTGCTGTCCAGCATTGCGGGCACGGTGGTGGAACGGAAGGTCACCCAGGGCCAGGTGGTGGCCCCCGCCGATGCCCTGTTTACCGTGGCCGACTTGGGCCAGCTGTGGGCCGTGGCGGACGTGCCGGAGCAGGAAGCGGCCCTGGTTCAGCCCGGTCAGGATGTGGAACTGGAAATCCCGGCCCTGGGCGGGGAGCGGCTCCATAGCAAGCTCATTTACGTGGGGGATACGGTGGATCCGGAAACCCGCACGGTAATGGTACGGACCGTGTTGCAAAACCCGGAACGGCGCCTTAAGCCGGCCATGCTGGCCACCATGCTGATCGCTGGCAAGGCCCGGCCCCGGCTGGTGATCCCCGCCGCCGCCGTGGTCCGCCAGGATAACGGGGACTATGTGTTCCAGCAGCTCAAACCCGGCCAGTTCCGGCTCATCCCGGTGACCCTGGGGCCGGAAACCGCCGGCCATCGGGTGGTGCTCTCCGGCCTCAAGGAAGGCACACCCATTGTGGTGGATGGGGCCTTCCACCTGAACAACCAGCGTCAGGCCAAGGAACTGGAGGGCGGCGCATGACCCTCCCCCTTCACTCCGCCCTGCCCTGCCCCGCCCCCCACCCTGAGATGGGGAGGGGCCGCTCATGATCGAATCCCTGATCCGGGCCGCCCTCAAGCAGCGCCTCATCGTGGCAGTGATTGCGGTGGTGCTGCTGGTGTTCGGCGTGAACGCGGCGCGCAAGCTGTCCGTGGATGCCTTTCCGGACGTCACCAACGTTCAGGTACAGATCGCCACCGAGGCCCCGGGCCGCTCCCCGGAAGAGGTGGAGCGCTTTGCCACCGTGCCCCTGGAAATCGGCATGACCGGCATGCCCGGCCTCACCGAAATGCGCTCCCTGAATAAGCCCGGCCTATCCCTCATCACCCTGGTCTTCACCGACGACACGAACGTTTATTTCGCCCGTCAGCTGGTCATGGAACGGCTGCTGGAGGTGGGTTCCCGCATGCCCCAGGGGGTCACCCCGGTGCTGGGCCCCGTCTCCACGGGCCTGGGGGAGGTTTACCAATACACCCTGGAACGGCCCGATGACGGCAACCGGGCCCTCACCCAGGAAGAGCTGACCCAGCGCCGTATCGTCCAGGACTGGGTACTGCGCCCCCTGCTGCGCTCCATTCCCGGGGTGGCGGAAATCAATTCCCAGGGTGGCTACGAAAAGCAGTACCAGGTACTGGTGAACCCAGACCGGCTGCGCCACTACGGCCTCACCGTGGCGGACGTGTACCAGGCGGTGGGTCGCAATAACGCCAATTCTGGCGGCGGCGTCCTGCCCCACTACGCGGAGCAGTACCTGATCCGGGGCGTGGGCCTGGTGAAGAACCTGGACGACATCCGCTCCATTGTTTTGAAGGAGGTGGATGGGGTGCCCGTGTACGTGCGGGACGTGGCCGATGTCACCTTCGGCCATGCCCCCCGCCAGGGGGCCGTGGTGAAAAACGGGGTCACCGAATCCGTAGGGGCCGTGGTGATGATGATCGCCAGCGGCAACGCCAAGGAAATCGTCGCCCGCATCAAGACCAAGGTGGATGAAATCAACCGCAAGGGCATGCTCCCGGACGGCTTGAAGATCGTTCCCTACTACGACCGCTCCGAACTGGTGGATGCGGCGGTGCATACGGTCACCAAGGTGCTCATGGAAGGGGTGGTGCTGGTGGTCCTGATCCTCCTCCTCTTCCTGGGGGACA
This sequence is a window from Azospira inquinata. Protein-coding genes within it:
- a CDS encoding efflux RND transporter periplasmic adaptor subunit, whose product is MSFPHAPTPSACTPCSRHPFRLRLALSLAGLALLAACHKEAPPPAAAPTDPNLVTIGPDLANQIKVATVGSAPISETLRVAGRLDFDEQHLARIGATVTGRITQVSAILGQNVKAGQPLAQLNSTELSDAQLAFLKANAQAQLERRNVDRAQQLYSADVIGKAELQRRENEAAIAQAERQAAADQLRVLGMSLGDVAQLGRRGTINSVTPVLSSIAGTVVERKVTQGQVVAPADALFTVADLGQLWAVADVPEQEAALVQPGQDVELEIPALGGERLHSKLIYVGDTVDPETRTVMVRTVLQNPERRLKPAMLATMLIAGKARPRLVIPAAAVVRQDNGDYVFQQLKPGQFRLIPVTLGPETAGHRVVLSGLKEGTPIVVDGAFHLNNQRQAKELEGGA
- a CDS encoding TolC family protein → MKPRFIPTTLAALLLAGSAFAARADNYGLEQLLRLAATSNPGLQAARDSVQAARSDVVSAGAFPNPEIEYLGGNARARTPGTNAGHSDSVTLTQRLDLPPVRSARIDVADAGLAATHAASRSYESELAARIKLAYYELIRRQAEQKAAREDLSLIEAIRNRVRVRVETGEAPRYELIKADAELLNAQKALQSAQLRGEQAKAMLRQAVGAALPPDFNVVPTTDPAPPAALEALRQTMLKNSPDLAQTRAEADRSQRQLELERRLRLPEVALKATRDTDPDLRTNKVGVAVTIPLWDRRSGPIGSAVANLSRARNRLTDQEFAQQRALENAYQQYQIANSQVSALEQGILRQAESALKVAEAAYRFGERGILDYLDAQRVYRSARNELITARYELRAALVDIDRLVGTPLTPRPQEQ
- a CDS encoding D-alanyl-D-alanine carboxypeptidase family protein → MRPFLRNLGISFAFLASLWGAAPASAQQMPPTPDIAAKAWLLLEVGSGQVLASVNGEQRVEPASLTKLMTAYLTFSALHQRVLSLNQTIPVSENAWKVQGSRMFVEPNKPVTVEELIQGMIVQSGNDACIALAEAIAGSEARFADMMNQQAAKLGMKNTHFMNPTGLPDPQHYTTARDLSLLATAIIRDFPAEYAKYYSMKQYRYNNITQPNRNRLLWADPSVDGMKTGHTESAGYCLIASAKRDGRRLLSVVLGTSSDGARAGESQKVLNFGYQYYDAPRLFARNQAAANVTVFKGQSGTVKAGFPYDFAVAVPKGFGNRIQTQIVPQKALVAPIKAGQRVGTLKLTLDGKPYGEFALQALEDVPLGGFFTRLWDSIRLWFQ